The sequence TACATTGGTTGTCATTCTGAAGGAATTTTGCCTGGCGGACTTCATGTTCGAAGAAGAGCTTTTGATATGCACCAAAATTTAATTGGTTTATCCAATTATACAGATCCGCAATCTTGGCTCGAAGAAATTAGAAAAACCGAAGTTAAATTCCGTCAAATCTTAAAATGGGTAAGCTGCTTTGCGCTTGCCGTAAACGAAGTAAACGCCTCGTTGGGGCGTGTTGTTACTGCGCCAACAAACGGAAGTGCCGGCGTTATTCCAGCAGTTTTAATGTATTATATGGTAATCGAAAACCATAATGCAGGCGAAAAAGAAATCAAACAATTTTTGATGGTTGCCGGAGAAATTGGAAGCATTTTCAAAAAAGGTTCTACAATTTCAGCTGCAATGGGTGGCTGTCAAGCCGAAATTGGTGTTTCGTCATCAATGGCTGCAGCAGCACTTTGCGAATTAATGGGCGGTACTCCTGCGCAAGTTTTGATGGCCGCTGAAATTGCTATGGAGCATCATTTGGGTTTAACTTGCGATCCAATTGGCGGTTTGGTTCAAATTCCGTGCATTGAAAGAAATACTATGGGCGCTATAAAAGCCATAAATGCTGCAGAATTAGCTCTTGAAACCGATTCTAAAAATGCCAAAGTTCCATTAGATAAAGTAATCAACACGATGTGGGAAACGGCAAAAGACATGAATTCAAAATACAAAGAAACCTCAGAAGGCGGATTGGCAAT comes from Flavobacterium sp. KACC 22761 and encodes:
- a CDS encoding L-serine ammonia-lyase; amino-acid sequence: MEECISVFDMLKIGVGPSSSHTLGPWRAAERFLEELKNESILDQIKRVKVDLYGSLSLTGKGHATDLAVMLGLSGQDPEYIPVENIAGIIKKIEDQNEIILANQYTIPFYFLQDIVFNKEFLPFHANGLKFTAYKNDDSEYESTFYSIGGGFVVKEERENAKIKEVIKCAFPFPIQNAVELLNYTVSENKSISEIVYENEKSMRSEAEIHSELMRIWNTMLECMYIGCHSEGILPGGLHVRRRAFDMHQNLIGLSNYTDPQSWLEEIRKTEVKFRQILKWVSCFALAVNEVNASLGRVVTAPTNGSAGVIPAVLMYYMVIENHNAGEKEIKQFLMVAGEIGSIFKKGSTISAAMGGCQAEIGVSSSMAAAALCELMGGTPAQVLMAAEIAMEHHLGLTCDPIGGLVQIPCIERNTMGAIKAINAAELALETDSKNAKVPLDKVINTMWETAKDMNSKYKETSEGGLAIAVNMADC